The following DNA comes from Pseudorasbora parva isolate DD20220531a chromosome 8, ASM2467924v1, whole genome shotgun sequence.
tttaatttcaaagtgaactatccctttaagaacgtgcatgtaaatgcacccaGTGTTTCGGGTTGAACATTTGTGACAgagttgagtttttttttaacttcatTTAGGAATAATTCTAAAACATGAAATAGTTTAGTAAAGATATACTTACCAAATTTTGTTATCAATATAATATTTGATGTAATGTGTCCACTTAAACACTGAAGAGATGTCAAAAATTGCACCCACATTAACAGCAGAAAAGCAGTGTTGTTCATGCAGATATGTTGACCCAAAAAGAAGGGCACAATATGAGAAACAAAATTCAAGACAATAATTCCTTTCAAGCCGGTTACAGTCTTTAACCCCATCATACTATTCTCAACCATGTCACAttatttttgggaaaaaatgggGAATAAAATTTTaagagtttattttttattttattttttacaaaaataaagatcacatacacacaatttgtttatttttacctTCAGGCttaagatttttttgaaaattatcaTAAATGTTACATTTGCAGATGTCATTAGGGACACATGAACAGTAGGTAGGTGCTTGTTTTATAACAAGTTTTGTGTTGTAACATCCTTTTTAAACCCAATCCATTTAGTTTGTTATAGGGGTTGAgaataaaaagtgtttaaatcAGAAAATAATAAAAGGTCTTTAATGCCTGTGGTTTGATATGTGCCTGGTGATCTGGGGTGTTTAGAAAATTAATTatgtttttgtatatatatatatatatatatatatatatatatatatatatatatatatatatatatatatatatatatatatatatatatatatatatatatatatatatatatatatatatatatatatatatatatatatataaacataattaattttctatttctacttttttaatatatataatatttcaacttggatgttttttgttagttttttttaccatatatatatatatggtaaaaaaaactaacaaaaaacatCCAAGTTGAAATATTATCTAATCCCAGGGATGACCCTTATATTTAGCACAAATATGACAATAATACAAGTATGTTGAGAACTTTTAATATGACATAGCTGAGGAAAATATTTGGGTAATAATACTTTTGAGGAAATTGAAAAAGCATTCATAGCAAAGAAAAATactaacatttttatttctagAACTGTTAAAATGTTGTCGAAATAAATGATCACTTACCCAGTAtttgaagagctcataaaaccTGATGTGACAGCAGTTTCAGCTGCGATCAGATTGATGCTGTTTTTCTTGATCTTGATCTGTCTCCAGGTTCAGCAACAGTACTAGTGATGTCTGTTGTTGCACAATACTTGTGTTTTACCACTTATCCTTAACAGTAAATACACTGAACTAACACAAACATTTCTAGCACTGAAAGTAGTTTTCACTATATTTACCTGTTTACAGTTTCAAGACAAAGTTTTCTCAACAAACTTTCTATATTATGTCTTTTTACAAAGACGTATTGTTTTTTGGGGGTGCACTAGAATATGCTTTCATGCttaattgttaaaaaaattattattttttacacatTTCCTATTCCAAACTTCCTACTTCGTGATTACAAACTCATTGCTTTAAAATGTAGACTTTTTGGGCATTAATGTtcatgtgaaggcagcatatgtTCCTGTTTCGATGAAGCCCTTCTTGCTGAAATACGAAAAGTGTTGTGATTACTGATCTATAGATCGGTGGTTGTGACCACAAGTTCTACTCAGATACACTGATACAGTGGGGTAAAAAAGTATTgcgcaagttctcccacttaaaaagatgagagaagCACTTAtattccaccataatttgcaaataaattattttaaaatgtagacAAAAAACTTAATAATGAATTATAGAGTGaagggctgatttcaaaacagctttctgaagccttggagcttaatgaatcagcatattgattcataatttggatcgcgtgtcataccgccaaactgctgaaatcacgtgactttggcgatccgaatcataaatcGATACACTGAATAATAAAGCTCAGAGGCTTCAAAAAAgttgtgttttgaaatcagcccatcactatataattcattatttaattttttttgcgcacaaaaaactattctcgtcgcttcataaaattattgtagaattactgtagtgagatgggctttgtaacgacgtctttagggccttttatgggtcttgagagaggaaatgacattggtgtcaacgaaagcctgtctgagccattggattttaACACAACATATCTTAATTTGGGTTCCGAAGATAAACAACCAGATATTAGACTACCTAAGAAGTTCAAGTAAATAGGCTACACTAGAAATCGGCACTCATTGAAAAACTAAACGAAAGACACTTAAAATAAAGACTGTAAATTGTtgctgtactagcatcttgcatcatctagacaatgcggtctctcaaTGACAATGTCCTGACAATggacatgtttggacagatgcaaatgttgggtgtgtgcatataaatgatccccaccgcttgcgtcacggttggcgttatgttgacaAGCACATATTTTTCCATGGTGTTTTTGATCAACAGATTTACATAAGTAAATcagaggaggcaatggtgtttgagactcacagtatgtgatgtccatgtactgaactcttatttcactatggcaaggttaattcaatttttcgtTCTAGGGTACCTttaataatctctccctcatgtgaactgaactgacagaggCATAGATACGACagtggagctgaagctcattaaatatgcaaatcttctccaatcctagctgtgggcgtttacttccaagtctccatttcggcacacccatcaaaacccagcgttcagaagacagcctcaaaaccagtgtacaaaatagcctattacttattaatgatgtttttgaatgtaaaaaacacacaaatgtcattagttgacctcagacaacagtataaaaaaagaaaaaaagccagttcatgacacctttaagactAGAACCAAGAAACTTGGGATcatcttttttatttgtttaattcttTTTAATTTTGCAGACATTTTATCAAAATATCTCCTTCAAAGGGTTGTATGCAAAAAACAGATTCTAAGAGGAAACATCCCAGTATATATTCTTTAAGACATTTGATAACTCTTCTTCCAAAATACCATCAACTACACTAGGCCTTTCTGCCGTACATGAGCTCTGTTCAGAAGTTGTGAATAACGACAGTCTGCTGTAGCTGAAGGCAGATCACCTCATCTATATACAGAGAGTTGGTCTTCACCTGGATCTCCTCCTCCAGGCTCAACTGTTTGCTTGCTAGAGCTTTCAGTTCCATCTCTGAAAGTTCTAGTGCCTCGGCCAGTCTAAGCAGAAAACATAAAGGGGGAAAGGCTTTTACTTGGGACTTACTAGCATATGGGACAAGTAAttaatgttatatgtttggttACATCCAAATCTTTTGCTTTACCTCTCGAGGCAGTTAGCAAGCTCCTTGACCTCTTCCAGCAGTCGGATTTGAGCTGGGTCGTGGCAGAGCTCAACGTTGGGCCTTTGGCTGCGAGCGGACAGTCGAGTCTGAGCCACTTTCAGTGGAGCTTCTTTCTCTGTGATAGCCACTTTTAGAGCCTCCAGATTATTTTCTTGACTTGCTATTTCTGCAAGCAGCTTTGAGATagcacacatacatacaaaaaTAGTCAAATTATAACTATAATAccaaacacaacaacaaaaaccttACAGATAAAAGAACGCAATGGATAACTTATTTAATattaagtaaattaataaatcaattaatgttattcttaaaatataaatttttgaCTTTGAATTATCCAGTTTATTACAGTTTATATTACAAGGAATCCACAATATATTATCAgccaatattattatttatattaagttattacaatatatattaCTTTTGCCAATATTGGTTATCTGTATTTATTCTTTAACTGTCCATGATTATTTCCCctattttacatttagattaccTTTGCCATCAtctaatacttaaaaaaaaaaaaagttgatgtttgaaaaaaataaaaaaaataaaaattatgaaataaaatcTTGAACATATCGCCATATAAATAGTATGGATTACCAGCATGATTGCTGTGTGTTGTTTTTCAAGTGTCAACCGAGCAACACCCATTCAATGGTACTATATGGACTCGCAGATTGATTATTTTCCTAAAAATCTTtgtctgtgtttatgtgaagaaacaaagtcataTACATCAGggatggcatgagggtgagtaattgatcAGAGAATTCCTTTTTGGGCCAAAAATTCTTTTAATTCACAAGTGCAACTCACCTCATTCAGCTGGTTCTCAAGCTGTGTTTTGGCAGTTTTGGTCTCCTGTATGCGCAGCTCAAATGCCCTTCCCGTTGCCTCATGCTGTCTGCGCATGTCTGCAGCCGTCTGCTCTAGCAAGCTCTCCACAAGAGCTCGCAGAGAAAGAGAGTTATTCTTCTCCTTCTCAGCTTTGCTAACGTTTAAGTTGCAGAGGCTCTCCCATTCCTCAGGAGTCACTGCATTTCTGGAAATGGTAAAGGAAATCAGTTTGCAAAGGAAAGAATTTGGAAAAACTATATTCAGATCCATGCATATAACAGAATTACATTTCATAAACATGTTATCTTACCCAACGCTTGTAAAGTTTGAATTCCCTTCGTTTAAATCAGGCGACGAGTTAGTAAGAAGAGAGCAGAAACCATCGATGTGCTCGGCCTGAAATTTGTCCTTCAAGTCCTTTTCCAGATAGTATTTCACTGAGCGAATGAGCCTGAAAAGCACAGGAATAATTTACAAACTAAAATTTAGTTTTGAGCAAATTAATGTTTAGTTTATTGAACAACAGATACCAATACTTTAGGGATTAAGAGCCGTATTTTAAACACTGTATGTAGCAATTCATTTAATTAGCAATTCAATTGAAAGCAGCcacattttttcattatttcaaaccaatttatttttagtaaattattatatattgaattattattattgacaaatattttgttttattatttcatttgtAGCGTTTACAAGTTTGACAGACATTCTCTCAGGAAATACCAAGGACAATTTAATTCCTAATTAAATTAGTCCTTGGAGTTTTGTTACTGTCCCACCAACCTGATCTGCTCATTGATCTGCTCCAGTGTTCGCTGTAGCAGAACCATCACTCCCTCAATCACCTCCTTCTCCTTCATCAGTTCCTCTTCCACCTCATCATGCACCAGGTCAATCGCAACACGCTTCTCTCTGAGGATGTCCCGTACATATCACATGATTAGGCTACCAGTGAGACATTTTGTGAAAGATCTGAACTGTAGTGAATGACGTCAGTAAAATACTAAGCGGAGGTGGTTCAGTTGGTTTATAATTTACactatcattcaaaagtttgggctcactaagatatttttaatgttttcgaAACTCTAATgctcaaggctgcatttatttgaaaaaaaaaaaaaatacaattaagtattattaccatttaaaataactgatttCTGTTTTTATATACTATCATTTATttcctgtgatgacaaagctgaatttgcAGCATCATCTGTAGTCTGTAGTAATTATGTgatgtataaagaccttacataatgaaccgttatatttttattcccttagaatgagccatttctatctacataggGGAGAGCGGGACACAACCTAATGCTTTTTGACTTTcacagtttgtgtaaatccacttggggttcagagtatttcttttttcccacattaatttttacattttacattttgtttcattaatacagtatatactttttttctgaTTTACCCCGAAAGAATAGAAGTGAATTGTGACAACATACCCCATAGGTGGGCTACATTGTAACCTGAGGAGCACATTGTGACGTGAGCATTTGACAgtttaaaatgttatctgatcTAATCAAAGAAATATCCAAGACAACAATCaaatattttctcaataaaatacaattattaactttttaaaataaaataatggcttttttcttcttcttctttttttttttttgacaatgaACATCGCTAAATACAGCTATACAGCataattaaaaacataataataatgaatcatttctGAGTATTGACTCTCAGTCATTATTCACCattttctcatggtttctcaaacGAATtcataaaagtaggctatagaATATAATATCATAGTTCTAAAAGGGGCTCATTGTAACGCAGTGTGACAACGCACACCACCTGCGCAACTGGGatttaaataacttaaaatttaaaataacagttataagataaaaataatatcagatttcttattttaaataaacaccaAAAAAAGAGATGAAAAATAACTTAAGAAAATGACTTGCTATGGTtcaataaatgttcagtgatataCAGTATGCTGGCACAattttttctcaaaataatgttgatatggcaactagtaaataaatacacaaggTTTTCTCATCCTTgcatgtgtggaaagtgttaaaccatgcGTGTTACAACCatggactttaaaaaatatggacatagtatccgtgacgtcaccccatgggattctgaagagcagttttgaagtgaagtagagacgagctggccgttgccagaCAGCAATCCAAcagctatccacctgtcactcaaagtggccacgaccttaattatgcagaactgtaaggctttatttatataatatattatatataattttatataatgtttataatatattataaacaaaataacttaagttataaaaaaatcCACCCTCCTcaaagttgtcatgaagggcaaaattaatGTATAGaccaaaatcacattttgtaccaggctgtaaataaGTTTTGTTTTCTACTGTAAATTTAGGCATTTTTCTGCTCCCTTCTTGagcctagtggccagtcgaggaattacagttcaagtcacttccgtattggcttctaGAGAAATTGGAGGAGGTTGCCACTTGGTTACAACTAACCCCgcattaggttgtgccccgcgcTCCCCTACACAGTGGGTCTCCTTACAGTGAAATCGGCATTTTGctccgtcatgtttctacagtagccctaaacgtaCAAACTGCTCTACAAAATGTAGTAGAGAGTTGTCATTCTACTCTCTGCTCTCTTCGACAATGACATTTTGTCCTGTGTTGGccccgtagcttctctatgtacTTCGAAAGAGAGGGGTGAATGGTGATGGTTGCAATTCGCAACCTCACCTCTGGATGCCGCTAAAATCTACACACTGAACCTTTAATGCCACTTTTGATGAATGTATTTGGTCATGTACTGTGACCCTTGATTTCAGTAATGTCCCCTGGTCCTACTCTACAGAGAGAAGTACCTCTCAGTCAGACATTGCAAAGTCACTCGAAGAGGTTCAGAGCAACTCTCCAAGGCTTTTTCCACACGGCTCTTGAAGATGACGAGGGTCTCAATCTCCTGCACCATCTCCTCAAACTTCTTCTCCAGTTCCTGCCTCCAGAATTTGATGTCATGGATTCTCTGCTCTGAGGAAGAGGGAGACTACAGACTTGAGGGGCCAGAACGGTTTATGTTTTATCATGAAAATCAATAACCCTATCTGAAATAACTTCCTCTTTTCATAATTTCTATCACTAATCTTTAAAAGGTCAAGTGTCATTAGACTTCCTGCACATCTCATGCATTTTAAGCGTTGCATACCGAGCTTCTTTTGTGCATCCTGTTGCATGTGTTTGGTATGCGTGTTGCTCTCCTCGATGAGTCTCTGACACTCTGCTGTCAGTCTCTCTGAGTGCGCTCGTTCTGCTTCTGAGCTCCTGAAATGCACCTGGTTTGCATGCTTCCACTCAGATGGCAGAAACTTATCAGGGGGTCCCATCAGCCTAGACATTTTTCTAATGAGAAAGAAAGACATTCtttggttttgaaataatttagGTAATTGTTTTATGCAAACTACACTATATGATAAGTAATATCAAATATGTAATTTTATCGTTTAAAACTTACATACTGTTGCCAACAAACAACTAACATGACAGTATAATACAAAACGGGCAAAATGCTAAATAACAGTTAATTTAGTCTAACCAAGTCAGgaattgtaatttaaaaaaactgtaGGCTACAATACAATTGCCAcgagatataattttttttcttcatcaaCTCTTGTCTTAAACAATCTATTCAGTGTTGTAAGATAAATATTAGTTAGAATTAAAGCATTAAGTGTAAATAAAGTGTCTTACCTGTCAGATATAAATAACTATGTAACGTTACTGCAACTCACTGATGACACTGCCGGCAAGTAAACACGCGGTTACTATGGCAACATAACAGTCAACGCCAGGGGGTGGTAACGTTAGATGTCATATATCTTCGTGAGTGACTAGAGCTTGATCCTTTTCACGCATTTTTCACATTATTTACAGTTTTCTCAGAAGTGGAAGTCGTCGTAGTTATAGCGGTGAAtgataaattacactatatTTCTGTTTCCATTTGCTCAAATAGCAAAAGACTCAACCATTtagttttttaactttttaaaaagagtaaaaaataaaatatagagAAAATAGCAGTCTGAAGAAAGACGTCACTCCCACAGCTGTATTAAAATTAGTTTCTTGTAATTTGATTGCAAACGTATTATAACACAAAGTATAGtgttataatgtaaaaaaagaaagctaAAATGCGTCATCACAGTCCATCGTACCACATAGTCTTACTGCTGTGTATCTAAATGTCGATCAACAATGACTAAACACAATGCATATTCCTAAAATTCCTCATCTGACAAAAttctcaaaataaaaaaaaacaagaaaattgtatttttttaaacaaatacataaacaaacataaaacaGTACCTCTATATGTTTATCTCTCACAACCCCTTTCCTTTTTTAACTagcaaaacaataaaataagtgaACAAGACTGTTATTaaaaagattttatttaaataatgtttattcattatttattcatcAGTATGCATTTCTCGTTTAGAAAATAAACTCTTTGTTTACAGagaaatttagtttttttttcagtcttttaccatttatacagtaaaattgtaTACAAATATATTCCATTTATACATTAACATTAGTCTAACATTAAAAGAAATAACACATTCTTAAGCCAAATGAGGGCACATTTGGTTCACCAAATGTTTAAGTACCCAGCACATAGTCTGTTTATACTTAACATGAAAGTAATATCAAATTGTACTGACCACAAACATACAATTGGTCAAACTATTTCAGCAAATCTTTAAGTTATTCACACTTCATTTCAGTGAGACacaaataatgtaataataccACTTCAGTATAAGTTACAGTCATAAATAGATCCACATAAAGTAAACATGTGCCATAAAAGTACTCAATTAAGTTGTGCAAATACAGTGTAACAGTCTGCATTAAGTTTGAATGGAATGGAAAAATAAGGACAGCATAAGCGGTAGCAGTAAACATTGAAATTTTGATGTACAGTGtactaataaaacatttagtttgaaatgttttaaaagaatGTGGTAATTGTAAGGCTGTGATGTGAATTAATTggttaaataaattacattactgCTATGCTTTTCTTAATTTGTAACATCTGATTTGTATACATTCCAATAAATACGGTATAAATTTGAATGTGCTACTACAATTGCCACAATCCATTTGGAACGGGTGCCACAAAACTGGCTGCGATTTAAAATATACTGGCTGTGATTTATAATATTTCGTGATTTATAATATTTCTtgattaaaagtaaaaaaacaacaacaaaaaaacacattgttagTTACTGTATCTCACACCAACAAAAGGtcaaattatgattaaaattgCACTTGCTTGCATCCACAGGTATGTTTGGTTTGACATCATGGTCTTGGTCCTAACTGGCAACAGTTTCATCAAGTCCATTGATATTTTCAGGCACTAAGCCCTCTTCAATCGCCGCTCTGGATTCCTGCACCTAAAGTAAACATTCATTTGACACTGAAGCCAACTGAAAATATGCCTTTCAAAACATACAGCCATAATAGTgattaaaaacaattatttacatAAAAACTGGTTATGttacgtaaaaaaaaaattaatgttttatattaCCATTTAAATTATGCAATGTTGTGTGTAATAATTACTAAGCAATTCAttagttacttctgatgtaattgcaTAAAAATATGTACAGACTATAGAATATACTGTACTTTTTTAGAGAGAAATTAATAATCAAAGTACATTGTAGAAAATGTAATCAATATCAAACaatgaattatatatttttttagagtaacttaacCAACACTGATTATGTATATACAAATTATAAGTCATATTTTACTCACCTTGAAAGGTTGACTAAtacccacaatgcactgcaggttgctgctaaaatagCACAGCACACATTCACCCCCACGAACtggaatttcatctttgttcacATAGACCTGTGAAAAAAAGGCAATATAACTTCCTTATCTTCTCAGTTGATTGcgttaaatgtttatttaacaaGAAACACAGACAGCAAATGTTGCAAACCTGAAAGAGCTCATCATTTAAAGACACCTGGTCATCCTTCACCCAAGTGTACGTGATATAGTCTGAGACGCTTTTAAAGCCAACCTGTGAAGTAACAAACAAGTTCTATATTAAAGAATCCCTGGATAAAATCTAGTTCACAATATTTTATCATAACTATTGTAACTATACACAATAATATACATCGttctattttattatttgcatttagCATTACCATTATTTATTTTGCCTGCAGTCTGTGACCCCATCAGAACAGAGCACATTTTGGAAACCTCTCTCACCTTATATAAACCGATCCAGTCCCAGGCACTGGAGGGAAAGGACTGAAGAAGTCTGTAGGTTATGAGGGCGTCGAAGTCGGCACTCCACTCTCCTTCAGCACAGACCTCCACCAGCGGCGTTTTGTGCATCTTTTTCAACTGATAACAGATTAACAAATGGTCATTATCGtagtaatttatttttatagcacAATGGGTTAATGACTACAGTGACGCCCCACCTCCAAGCAGAAGATGCCAATGACAGGCTTATGGTCGCTAACGCCATACTCCATTTTACTCGTGTAATTCTCCTGGGTCATTTTCAGAGGGAACTCATTCGCACGCTCCCCCTCCAGTTGTTCTTCTTCAATATGACCGTCTTCATCCTCCGGCGGCGAGGACTTGGGCTTGACATGCCAGAGAATCCTGTCACACCACGCAGGCTTACGTTTCTTACCACTAGCCAATCACAAAGAgaagaaaacaagattaaatCAAATATATAATAGAACGAAGGTGTGGATTTGAATCCCTTCTCCAGATTTGGCTGGCAGAACATTGGCGTATGTTTCTCTACAGCAATCATTTTGTGAAAATGAATTTATGTGGCATACTTTTATAATTAtgacagtaataaaataaaaggatGTTATGAAACATATTTTAACagcaaaaaatgtaaaaacaaatataGCATATAGGTTTTTGAAAAGAACCTTGCAATGTCACAGTTTTTAGAAACAAAATGTATTCCCGCAAAAATtgctacaaaaaataaaaatacataacaattatgtgtgtatatatatatacatacacacacacacaaacagacacatacatattatatttcatgtatatttt
Coding sequences within:
- the tekt1 gene encoding tektin-1, coding for MSRLMGPPDKFLPSEWKHANQVHFRSSEAERAHSERLTAECQRLIEESNTHTKHMQQDAQKKLEQRIHDIKFWRQELEKKFEEMVQEIETLVIFKSRVEKALESCSEPLRVTLQCLTEREKRVAIDLVHDEVEEELMKEKEVIEGVMVLLQRTLEQINEQIRLIRSVKYYLEKDLKDKFQAEHIDGFCSLLTNSSPDLNEGNSNFTSVGNAVTPEEWESLCNLNVSKAEKEKNNSLSLRALVESLLEQTAADMRRQHEATGRAFELRIQETKTAKTQLENQLNELLAEIASQENNLEALKVAITEKEAPLKVAQTRLSARSQRPNVELCHDPAQIRLLEEVKELANCLERLAEALELSEMELKALASKQLSLEEEIQVKTNSLYIDEVICLQLQQTVVIHNF